The following proteins are encoded in a genomic region of Saccharopolyspora antimicrobica:
- the selB gene encoding selenocysteine-specific translation elongation factor, protein MHVIATAGHVDHGKSTLVRRLTGTDPDRWAEERRRGLTIDLGFAWTRLADGCTAAFVDVPGHERFVPNMLAGIGPVPAVLFVVAADEGWMPQSDEHLDALDALGVRHGVLAVTRSDLADPAAATEQAVARLAGTALAGIPAVQVSGATGAGVDALRGELDALFHRLPPPDPDADVRLWIDRVFTVRGAGTVVTGTLAAGTLRIGDQLRLHPAGITCTVRGLQALGSPESQVGAVARVAVNLRGVDCAQARRGDALLTPDRWLTTEVFDVRIHPAPTSWPAELVLHIGSAATTVRVRPLGPVHARLTSRLPLPLRIGDRALLRDPGGHRIHGGLHVLDVRPPALTRRGAARARAAELAAMSTSPDGRAELDRRRVIRADELRAMGASPPGAGRWLISEEHRAELAARLVELLARHEQDDPLAGGMPVEAARRALDLPDTALVAEVAATAGIALRAGQLRHEHPQLPGNVHRAVAAVREALLDHPFRAPTAAELAALGLGDRELAAAARVGELLRVAPGLVLLPDAEQQAVDRLTPLPEPFTLSQARQALDTSRRVAVPLLELLAHRGRTRRLPDGTHRVVPQ, encoded by the coding sequence GTGCACGTCATCGCCACCGCCGGGCACGTCGACCACGGCAAGTCCACGCTCGTCCGCCGGCTCACCGGGACGGACCCGGACCGGTGGGCGGAGGAACGGCGCCGCGGGCTGACCATCGACCTCGGATTCGCCTGGACGCGGCTCGCCGACGGCTGCACCGCCGCGTTCGTCGACGTTCCCGGGCACGAGCGGTTCGTGCCGAACATGCTGGCCGGGATCGGCCCCGTGCCCGCGGTGCTGTTCGTCGTCGCCGCCGACGAGGGCTGGATGCCGCAGTCGGACGAGCACCTCGACGCGCTGGACGCGCTGGGAGTCCGCCACGGCGTGCTCGCGGTGACCCGCAGCGACCTGGCAGACCCGGCCGCGGCGACCGAGCAGGCCGTGGCCCGGCTCGCCGGAACAGCGCTCGCCGGTATTCCCGCGGTGCAGGTCAGCGGCGCGACCGGTGCCGGTGTCGACGCACTGCGCGGTGAACTCGACGCCCTGTTTCACCGGCTCCCGCCACCGGATCCCGACGCCGACGTGCGGCTGTGGATCGACCGGGTGTTCACCGTCCGCGGCGCGGGCACCGTCGTGACCGGCACGCTCGCCGCGGGAACTCTGCGTATCGGGGACCAACTGCGGCTGCATCCGGCCGGGATCACCTGCACCGTCCGCGGGCTCCAGGCCCTCGGCTCTCCCGAATCGCAGGTCGGAGCTGTGGCGCGGGTGGCGGTGAACCTCCGCGGCGTCGACTGCGCACAAGCCCGGCGCGGCGATGCGCTGCTCACTCCGGACCGCTGGTTGACCACCGAAGTCTTCGACGTCCGCATCCACCCGGCACCGACGTCCTGGCCCGCGGAACTCGTGCTGCACATCGGCTCGGCCGCCACCACGGTGCGGGTCCGGCCGCTCGGGCCGGTGCATGCGCGGCTGACCTCACGACTCCCGCTGCCGCTGCGCATCGGCGACCGGGCGCTGCTGCGCGATCCGGGCGGCCACCGGATCCACGGTGGTCTGCACGTGCTCGACGTGCGGCCGCCTGCGCTGACCCGGCGCGGCGCAGCGCGGGCTCGCGCTGCCGAACTGGCGGCGATGAGCACTTCTCCCGACGGACGCGCCGAGCTGGACAGACGGCGCGTGATCAGGGCCGACGAGCTGCGCGCGATGGGTGCGAGCCCGCCGGGAGCCGGACGGTGGCTGATCTCCGAGGAGCACCGCGCCGAACTCGCCGCCCGGCTGGTGGAGCTGCTCGCCCGGCACGAGCAGGACGATCCGCTGGCGGGCGGGATGCCGGTGGAAGCCGCTCGCCGGGCCCTGGACCTGCCCGATACCGCGCTGGTCGCGGAAGTCGCCGCAACGGCGGGAATCGCGTTGCGGGCCGGGCAGCTGCGCCACGAGCACCCGCAGCTGCCCGGCAACGTCCACCGGGCCGTCGCCGCCGTCCGCGAGGCGCTGCTCGACCACCCGTTCCGCGCGCCGACCGCCGCCGAGCTCGCCGCCTTGGGACTCGGAGACCGGGAACTGGCGGCGGCCGCGCGCGTCGGCGAGCTGCTCCGGGTGGCTCCGGGGCTGGTCCTGCTGCCCGACGCCGAGCAGCAGGCCGTGGACCGGCTGACCCCGCTGCCCGAACCGTTCACCCTCAGCCAGGCCCGACAGGCGCTCGACACCTCCCGGCGCGTAGCGGTCCCGCTGCTCGAACTGCTCGCTCACCGGGGCCGGACGCGCCGGCTGCCTGACGGCACGCACCGCGTCGTTCCCCAGTGA
- a CDS encoding non-homologous end joining protein Ku, giving the protein MPRKIWTGSINFGLVTIPVGLYAATEDHTVQFHQYERGTTDRIRYKRVNERTGEEVGYNDIVKGREYEGGVISVEQSELDEIAPGRSRTIDITTFVDLAEIDPVHFQKTYWLAPNSKEHFRPYNLLRRAMQDTGQAGIATFVLRGKQYLTAVRADTDVLALNTLYFADEIRDPAELVGDQPEQSGPSEKELTMATTIIESMSGPWEPEEYEDTYTAKVEELLAEKAHGGEIKAAEAPPQPTDVIDLTEALRRSVDAARKGRAPSEAEDLSELSKADLDSRAKELGIKGRSKMKRAELESAVAEATAEKPAGGRRSRKAS; this is encoded by the coding sequence ATGCCGCGCAAGATCTGGACCGGGTCGATCAACTTCGGCCTGGTGACCATCCCGGTCGGCCTCTACGCCGCGACCGAGGACCACACCGTGCAGTTCCACCAGTACGAGCGCGGCACCACCGACCGAATCCGGTACAAGCGGGTCAACGAGCGCACCGGTGAGGAGGTCGGCTACAACGACATCGTCAAGGGCCGCGAGTACGAGGGCGGGGTCATCTCCGTCGAGCAGTCCGAGCTGGACGAGATCGCCCCCGGGCGCTCCCGCACCATCGACATCACCACGTTCGTCGACCTCGCCGAGATCGATCCGGTGCACTTCCAGAAGACCTACTGGCTGGCCCCGAACAGCAAGGAGCACTTCCGGCCGTACAACCTGCTGCGGCGCGCCATGCAGGACACCGGGCAGGCGGGCATCGCGACGTTCGTGCTTCGCGGCAAGCAGTACCTGACCGCGGTGCGGGCCGACACCGACGTGCTGGCGCTGAACACGCTGTACTTCGCCGACGAGATCCGCGATCCCGCCGAGCTGGTCGGCGACCAGCCCGAGCAGTCCGGCCCGTCGGAGAAGGAACTCACCATGGCCACCACCATCATCGAGTCGATGAGCGGCCCGTGGGAGCCCGAGGAGTACGAGGACACCTACACGGCGAAGGTCGAGGAGCTGCTCGCGGAGAAGGCCCACGGCGGCGAGATCAAGGCTGCCGAGGCACCGCCGCAGCCGACCGACGTCATCGACCTCACCGAGGCGTTGCGGCGCAGCGTCGACGCGGCGCGCAAGGGCCGCGCGCCGAGCGAAGCGGAGGACCTCTCCGAGCTGAGCAAGGCCGATCTCGACAGCCGCGCGAAGGAGCTCGGGATCAAGGGCCGGTCCAAGATGAAGCGCGCCGAGCTGGAGTCCGCGGTCGCCGAGGCCACCGCAGAGAAACCCGCCGGTGGCCGCCGCTCCCGCAAGGCGTCCTGA